The Acidobacteriaceae bacterium genome contains the following window.
CGGTTGCGGTGCCGGCGGGGCCGAGGGTTGTAGTGGATTGGTCGAGGCCGTAGATCACGGTGCGCACGAGACCGGCGTGGTAGGCCTCGACGCCCTGAATGCCAGCGGCAGCATCGAGGTTGCTGCTGGAGGTGAGCAGAGGAGCGGCGCCGGTGTAGGCCGTCACGCCGACGTCCTCGAAGATGTAAGAGCCGAGAAGGAAGTGGATGTCGTCGGCGAAGGGATCAAAGGATGTGAGCCCGAGGCCAAGCAGACCTGCGAGAGTGTTGAAGCTGTTGTAGAGGTCGATCGCGGGTTGGGCAACGGCGGCAGATCCGAGGGCGCCGCGCAAAAACTTCACGTGGTTGCGTTCCTCGGTGGCGATCTCCTGTGCGTAGCTTTGCACGAGAGTGTTGGCGAAGGGCACCTTGCAGGAGGCTACGCCGCTGGGTTTAACGGTTACGGTGCCTTGCGTACCGGTGCCGTTGATGCCGAGGCCCATCTGATCGATGGTCTGCCCGCTGGAGGCGAGAGTGTAGAACTCGGCTTCGAGGTACTCGAGGTTGAGGGCGAAGTTGAGGTAGTCCGCGTCGGTCAGTGTGGTTGACTGTGCCTTCGCCATGGACGTGAACGCGAGTCCGGCAAGCGCCGCTCCGCCCATTGTGAGAATCCGCCGCCTGCTG
Protein-coding sequences here:
- a CDS encoding ferritin-like domain-containing protein; the protein is MATIETQQLDEVIASSRRRILTMGGAALAGLAFTSMAKAQSTTLTDADYLNFALNLEYLEAEFYTLASSGQTIDQMGLGINGTGTQGTVTVKPSGVASCKVPFANTLVQSYAQEIATEERNHVKFLRGALGSAAVAQPAIDLYNSFNTLAGLLGLGLTSFDPFADDIHFLLGSYIFEDVGVTAYTGAAPLLTSSSNLDAAAGIQGVEAYHAGLVRTVIYGLDQSTTTLGPAGTATAVAAAISKLRATVDGSNLISSKNTDGDDIGLGTQQVMLNGSSNVTASAIVNATTTGSINAATSGNTAGSMVFARTAPQVLAIVYAGGSGKGGFFPAGLNGNVK